A window of Asterias rubens chromosome 22, eAstRub1.3, whole genome shotgun sequence contains these coding sequences:
- the LOC117305096 gene encoding uncharacterized protein LOC117305096: MEWFTKCCLLVILAVCFGSSFVLGDGRNLQGYNGDLYNGEFENEEGTEALRNIIGQIIDDVDAKNNIRTAILEDTLEHAQYEPDKRSGRCRSGTKCIMRGPNPNTASRVLPFGKREDDSPNKLARRGRGPPKNSRARGGRTLLPFGKRR, from the exons ATGGAGTGGTTTACGAAGTGTTGTCTGCTGGTGATTTTGGCCGTGTGCTTCGGCAGTAGTTTCGTGCTTGGAGACGGTAGGAACCTACAAGGGTACAACG GCGATCTTTACAATGGCGAATTCGAGAACGAAGAGGGTACGGAAGCTTTACGGAATATCATCGGTCAGATCATCGATGACGTCGACGCTAAAAATAACATCCGGACGGCCATCTTGGAGGACACCCTTGAGCATGCGCAGTACGAGCCAGACAAGAGGTCCGGCCGGTGCCGCTCGGGAACAAAGTGTATCATGAGAGGTCCGAACCCAAACACAGCCAGCCGGGTTCTACCATTCGGAAAGAGGGAGGACGACTCGCCCAACAAGCTAGCACGGAGGGGACGCGGACCACCCAAGAACTCCAGAGCTCGGGGCGGCAGGACCCTACTGCCTTTTGGGAAAAGACGCTAA